A section of the Paenibacillus aurantius genome encodes:
- a CDS encoding ABC transporter permease, protein MKAVRTTAPAQIRGSSRWKQVWSDKVLYVMLVPAIAYFAIFHVWPIYGMKLAFYDYRILGDHEYVGLKYFRELFSTPIFSNIIKNTLIISAMKLIIIFPIPILFALMLNEFRNGVFRKMVQVVAYLPHFLSWVVIAGIWFEFLSPSTGAVNEGLKAIGLPPHDFLTDKESIRWVLVASEAWRSAGWDSIIFFAAIMGINPSLYEAAYVDGANRWHIMTRIILPHLYIPMVTIFTLNVGFIMNAGLDQILNFTNDSVNSSIDVIDTYVYRIGLINSQYSFATAANLFKSVIGVILVLSTHFISKKLTSKGAW, encoded by the coding sequence ATGAAGGCGGTGAGAACGACGGCACCTGCCCAGATAAGAGGAAGCTCGCGATGGAAACAGGTGTGGAGCGATAAGGTGCTGTATGTCATGCTTGTTCCGGCGATCGCCTATTTTGCCATCTTTCATGTGTGGCCGATTTACGGGATGAAGCTGGCCTTTTACGATTACCGCATTCTCGGCGATCACGAATATGTCGGATTAAAGTATTTCCGCGAGCTCTTCAGTACTCCTATTTTTTCGAACATTATCAAGAATACTCTGATCATCAGCGCCATGAAGCTGATTATTATTTTTCCCATTCCCATTCTTTTCGCTCTCATGCTGAATGAGTTCCGGAACGGAGTGTTCCGTAAGATGGTGCAGGTGGTGGCTTATTTGCCCCACTTCTTGTCCTGGGTGGTCATAGCCGGAATCTGGTTTGAGTTTCTGTCTCCTTCCACCGGAGCGGTCAATGAAGGGCTGAAGGCCATCGGGCTGCCTCCTCATGACTTTCTTACGGATAAAGAATCCATCCGCTGGGTACTGGTGGCAAGTGAGGCCTGGAGGAGCGCCGGCTGGGATTCCATCATTTTCTTTGCGGCGATTATGGGCATCAACCCGAGCCTGTACGAGGCGGCCTATGTCGATGGAGCCAACCGGTGGCACATCATGACCCGCATCATTCTGCCTCACCTGTATATCCCCATGGTTACGATCTTTACCCTGAATGTCGGGTTCATCATGAACGCCGGACTGGATCAGATTCTGAACTTTACGAACGACTCCGTGAATTCCAGCATCGACGTTATCGATACCTACGTATACCGCATCGGCTTGATCAACAGCCAGTACTCTTTTGCAACCGCTGCCAATCTGTTCAAGAGCGTGATTGGGGTCATCCTGGTGCTTTCGACCCATTTTATTTCCAAGAAGCTGACTTCCAAAGGCGCCTGGTAG
- a CDS encoding DeoR/GlpR family DNA-binding transcription regulator: MASRLNDRQQVIMDRLEAEGEIRLHDLKEMFEVTEMTIRRDLEKLEQAGLLRRTFGGAIRAGTDIALKDRTGVMAEEKARIGRKAASLILPGDCLFIDGGSTTFELVRALKPGLDITVVTNALNIANELQTKRIAAIVSGGMILEATSTLIGPFAESLVESMAFSRVFLGSTGVSPQHGFSNSNMYETEIKKAAIRKASEVNILLDHSKFGGADLFSFARLDDVQRVITDRLPDPSFLEACRQAGIDMVEA, translated from the coding sequence ATGGCAAGCCGGTTAAACGATAGACAGCAAGTGATTATGGATAGGCTGGAGGCCGAAGGAGAGATTCGGCTTCATGATCTGAAGGAAATGTTCGAGGTAACGGAGATGACCATCCGCCGCGACCTCGAAAAGCTGGAGCAGGCGGGGCTGCTCAGGCGAACCTTCGGAGGGGCCATCCGGGCCGGAACCGATATCGCCTTGAAGGACCGGACCGGGGTAATGGCCGAGGAGAAGGCGCGGATCGGACGGAAGGCGGCCTCGCTCATCCTTCCGGGTGACTGTCTGTTCATCGACGGCGGGTCCACCACGTTCGAGCTGGTCCGGGCTCTGAAGCCCGGTCTCGACATTACGGTGGTGACCAATGCCCTCAACATCGCGAACGAGCTTCAGACTAAAAGGATTGCCGCCATCGTCTCCGGCGGAATGATTCTTGAAGCGACCTCTACCTTGATCGGGCCTTTTGCCGAGAGTCTGGTAGAATCCATGGCCTTCTCCAGAGTGTTCCTCGGCTCGACAGGGGTATCGCCCCAGCATGGCTTCAGCAATTCGAACATGTACGAAACGGAGATCAAGAAGGCCGCGATCCGCAAAGCCTCGGAGGTTAACATCCTGTTGGATCATTCGAAATTCGGCGGGGCGGATCTCTTTTCCTTTGCCCGTCTGGACGATGTTCAGCGGGTGATCACGGACAGGCTGCCGGATCCTTCTTTCCTGGAAGCCTGCCGCCAGGCGGGGATTGATATGGTGGAGGCTTAG
- a CDS encoding type 2 periplasmic-binding domain-containing protein: MNKKLVTLAAILMTVTTACSTGGNKTSGGASPAPGGSAAATGGSQPVTLTIVSKDFQPEDANVQRKVKAIEEAMKADGKNVKLQVLPVQSGTYSEKLGLILQSGNIPDLIYFQGGDYNFAITQKILEDLTPYVDKSTNIKASLNDYNKERMKNYPYLLWLSPPISAVPVVRQDILDKAPSGKEAIANPTTDNYYKFFKELKEKAGVKYAYTTAGTIDELDSMFGQSFGLTSTWIKGADGKYSYGKTTQAEKEKLDFYAKLYKEGLLDPEFLTKKWDTKEKAFYDGQAGIIAGSQGKVIDVYNTKAISQNGAGAKVVPLPPAKGKAQGYTPVDVSKESRGWAVSKTSKNKDMAFAVLEYMAGEKGQIIDKIGIEGSEYTMANGKIKLTDKFAAWYPNFVESITNFKAPMDPSTPYLTEPAMKSLEMFTSMSTKDNSFVIPSDLASKWDAANAVYKEFAANMVTGKKTAADFDKFVADWNAAGGKDVTDYANKTIK, encoded by the coding sequence ATGAACAAAAAGCTTGTCACGCTCGCCGCGATTCTCATGACGGTGACCACGGCTTGCAGCACGGGGGGAAACAAAACGAGCGGGGGCGCTTCTCCGGCACCGGGCGGATCGGCAGCGGCCACAGGCGGCAGCCAGCCGGTTACCCTTACGATCGTGAGCAAGGACTTCCAGCCGGAGGATGCTAACGTCCAGCGTAAGGTGAAAGCGATTGAGGAGGCTATGAAGGCGGACGGAAAGAACGTGAAGCTGCAGGTTCTGCCTGTTCAAAGCGGCACTTATTCCGAGAAGCTCGGTCTCATTCTCCAAAGCGGAAACATTCCGGATTTGATCTACTTCCAGGGGGGAGACTACAACTTCGCCATCACGCAGAAGATTCTGGAGGACCTGACCCCTTACGTCGACAAGTCGACCAACATCAAGGCTTCCCTTAACGACTACAACAAAGAGCGGATGAAGAATTACCCTTATCTGCTGTGGCTGTCGCCGCCGATCAGCGCTGTTCCGGTCGTCCGGCAGGATATTCTTGACAAAGCCCCTTCCGGCAAAGAAGCGATAGCGAACCCGACCACCGATAATTACTATAAGTTCTTCAAGGAGTTGAAGGAGAAGGCCGGCGTGAAATACGCCTATACCACGGCAGGCACGATCGACGAGCTGGATTCGATGTTCGGGCAGTCCTTCGGATTGACGTCCACTTGGATCAAAGGAGCAGACGGGAAATACTCGTACGGCAAAACGACGCAGGCGGAGAAGGAGAAGCTCGACTTCTATGCGAAGCTGTACAAGGAAGGCCTGCTCGATCCCGAATTCCTGACCAAGAAGTGGGACACGAAGGAAAAAGCGTTTTATGACGGCCAGGCCGGCATTATTGCGGGCAGCCAAGGTAAGGTCATCGACGTCTACAATACCAAAGCGATAAGCCAGAACGGCGCAGGAGCCAAGGTCGTTCCGCTTCCTCCCGCCAAGGGCAAGGCGCAGGGCTATACCCCGGTTGATGTCTCGAAGGAAAGCCGCGGGTGGGCCGTTTCCAAAACGTCCAAGAACAAGGACATGGCCTTCGCCGTGCTGGAATACATGGCAGGGGAGAAAGGCCAGATTATCGACAAGATCGGCATCGAGGGGTCGGAATATACGATGGCTAACGGCAAAATCAAGCTGACGGACAAATTCGCCGCCTGGTATCCTAATTTCGTCGAGTCGATTACGAATTTCAAAGCCCCTATGGATCCGTCCACGCCCTATCTGACCGAGCCGGCGATGAAATCGCTGGAGATGTTTACCTCCATGTCCACGAAGGACAATTCGTTCGTCATACCGTCTGACCTTGCCTCCAAGTGGGATGCGGCAAATGCCGTTTACAAGGAATTTGCGGCCAACATGGTCACCGGAAAGAAAACGGCCGCCGACTTCGACAAGTTCGTAGCCGACTGGAATGCGGCTGGCGGCAAGGACGTTACGGATTACGCGAACAAAACGATTAAGTAA
- a CDS encoding acyclic terpene utilization AtuA family protein — translation MNEFTILAPCGMLGYGFPKASFLKGMEAGPDAIVVDAGSTDAGPHKLGAGTAIVSKQACKKDLELILTGGAAAKIPVIIGSAGGSGARVHVEWTRAIIMEILEEHNLRGLKLAIIWADIPPEMVESKLAEGKCEPLGSSVKPLTSERLKATNGIVAQMGHEPIIAALDAGADIILCGRAYDPSPFAAVAMRQGFDPALSYHLGKILECAALCADPGTTKDCMLGILREDSFLVKPLNEKRKCTAVSVAAHTFYEKDHPYLLHGPGFVLNLEHCTFQETGDGAVEVRGSRLEETPVYRIKLEGAMKVAYRTFGIAGVRDPLLIRQIEQVEELVKDQVREYYSEIPPDTYAIHFINYGLNGVMGNLEPHLAPSHELGVVYEVVAETQELASAVCSSVRSTFLHYGYEGRKSTAGNLAFPFAPSDVPFGAVYEFSVYHLMEVKDGRCLFPIDYEEVLP, via the coding sequence ATGAATGAGTTCACCATTTTGGCGCCATGCGGAATGCTCGGCTACGGCTTTCCGAAAGCGTCTTTTCTGAAAGGAATGGAAGCGGGGCCGGATGCCATTGTCGTTGACGCCGGATCGACGGATGCGGGTCCCCACAAGCTCGGGGCCGGAACGGCGATTGTCAGCAAACAGGCGTGCAAGAAAGATCTGGAGCTGATTCTCACGGGGGGCGCCGCAGCCAAAATTCCAGTCATCATCGGGTCGGCCGGTGGAAGCGGAGCAAGGGTGCACGTGGAATGGACGCGTGCCATCATCATGGAGATTCTTGAGGAGCACAACCTGAGGGGGCTTAAGCTCGCCATCATCTGGGCGGATATTCCACCGGAAATGGTGGAGAGTAAGCTGGCCGAAGGAAAATGCGAGCCTCTCGGCTCTTCTGTGAAACCGCTAACAAGCGAAAGGCTTAAGGCGACGAACGGGATTGTCGCCCAGATGGGACATGAGCCGATAATCGCCGCCTTGGATGCCGGCGCCGACATTATCCTATGCGGGAGGGCCTATGATCCTTCTCCTTTCGCAGCAGTCGCCATGAGGCAGGGCTTCGATCCCGCTCTTTCCTACCACCTGGGGAAAATTTTGGAATGCGCCGCTCTGTGCGCCGACCCGGGTACAACCAAAGACTGCATGCTGGGCATTCTCCGGGAGGATTCTTTCCTTGTCAAGCCGCTGAATGAGAAGCGGAAGTGTACGGCCGTCTCGGTTGCCGCCCATACCTTTTATGAGAAGGATCATCCGTATCTTCTTCACGGGCCCGGCTTCGTTCTTAACCTCGAGCACTGTACCTTCCAGGAGACGGGAGACGGAGCCGTTGAAGTGCGGGGCAGCCGCCTGGAGGAAACGCCTGTTTACCGGATCAAGCTGGAGGGAGCCATGAAGGTGGCATACCGCACCTTCGGCATCGCGGGGGTGCGCGACCCCCTCCTCATCCGCCAAATCGAACAGGTGGAGGAGCTGGTCAAGGACCAGGTCCGCGAGTATTACAGCGAAATCCCGCCGGATACCTATGCCATCCATTTCATCAATTACGGGTTGAACGGGGTGATGGGGAACCTGGAGCCTCATCTGGCCCCTTCCCATGAGCTCGGCGTCGTGTACGAGGTCGTGGCCGAAACCCAGGAGCTCGCAAGTGCCGTCTGCAGCTCGGTACGCTCCACCTTCCTGCACTATGGCTACGAAGGAAGGAAGTCCACGGCGGGCAATCTCGCCTTTCCATTCGCTCCGAGCGATGTGCCCTTCGGGGCCGTCTACGAGTTCTCCGTCTATCATCTGATGGAAGTGAAGGATGGACGATGCCTATTCCCCATCGACTATGAAGAGGTGCTTCCATGA
- a CDS encoding Gfo/Idh/MocA family protein, with product MTQRTIRFGVIGCGLMGKEFASAAARWCHLTDVNFIPVITAVCDANPDAIGWFKQAVPSVEKTFTDYRDLLADPDIDAVYCAVPHNLHAQLYVDIIRSGKHLLGEKPFGIDREANADIQKAIAENPEVLVRCSSEFPFFPGALQIAKWVEEGRFGKIIEVEAGFWHSSDLDPQKPINWKRRIATNGEYGCMGDLGMHVLHLPMRFGWKPANVRSLLSQIIEERPDGKGGTAPCETWDNAILACEVQTKDQAFPMLLSTKRIAPGHANTWFIRIQGTAFSAEFTTKNPKQLAWLPYEAGGKQAWHVMDVPYKSAYGTITGGIFEFGFSDSILQMWAAFCDEIANGTGRMLQPFHCATPEEAEFSHRLFTAALESNRTGGTIPL from the coding sequence ATGACCCAACGAACGATTCGTTTCGGCGTAATCGGCTGCGGCTTGATGGGCAAGGAGTTTGCCAGTGCGGCCGCCCGCTGGTGCCATCTGACCGATGTAAATTTCATTCCCGTTATTACGGCTGTTTGTGACGCCAATCCTGATGCCATCGGTTGGTTCAAACAGGCGGTCCCGAGCGTGGAGAAGACGTTTACCGATTACCGCGACCTTCTCGCCGACCCGGACATCGATGCCGTCTACTGTGCGGTTCCCCATAACCTGCATGCCCAGCTGTATGTGGATATTATCCGGTCCGGCAAGCATCTGCTCGGAGAGAAGCCTTTTGGCATCGACCGGGAGGCGAACGCGGACATTCAAAAGGCCATTGCCGAGAATCCGGAGGTCCTCGTGCGCTGCTCCTCGGAGTTTCCTTTCTTTCCGGGAGCCCTGCAGATCGCAAAATGGGTGGAGGAAGGGCGCTTCGGCAAAATCATCGAGGTGGAGGCGGGCTTCTGGCACTCGAGCGATCTCGATCCGCAGAAGCCGATCAATTGGAAGAGAAGGATCGCCACGAACGGGGAATACGGCTGCATGGGCGATCTCGGCATGCACGTGCTGCACCTGCCGATGCGCTTCGGCTGGAAGCCGGCCAACGTTCGCTCCCTGCTGAGCCAGATCATCGAGGAACGGCCGGACGGCAAAGGCGGTACAGCTCCTTGCGAAACGTGGGACAACGCCATTTTGGCTTGCGAGGTCCAGACGAAGGATCAGGCGTTCCCGATGCTGCTCTCGACCAAGCGGATCGCTCCCGGCCACGCCAATACCTGGTTCATCCGCATTCAGGGCACGGCCTTCTCCGCGGAATTTACGACCAAAAATCCGAAGCAGCTTGCCTGGCTTCCCTATGAAGCGGGAGGAAAGCAGGCTTGGCACGTGATGGATGTCCCTTATAAGTCGGCCTACGGAACGATTACGGGAGGCATTTTTGAATTCGGGTTCTCGGACTCCATCCTGCAGATGTGGGCGGCCTTCTGCGATGAAATCGCAAACGGAACGGGACGCATGCTCCAGCCTTTCCACTGCGCGACGCCGGAAGAGGCGGAGTTCAGTCACCGCTTGTTCACGGCCGCCTTGGAATCCAACCGGACCGGCGGGACGATTCCTCTCTAA
- a CDS encoding carbohydrate ABC transporter permease, translating to MTGKKITVSKTFLALLLSLMTLSMFVPIVNLFAKSLSHPNQVHLLRGYEVLPRGFSLINFEVVLHNPIIVRAVMNSLFITVTGTLLSLLFTTMSAYVLTRKKLVGKTPLMVFLIVIMIFEPGIVPEYMVIKSLGLLDNLWAMVLYRTINVFYLIIMMRFIEEIPDSLLEAAKIDGAGHVKLFTRIVLPLSRIPLLTIGMFYAVARWNEFFKSSIFLSSRDHTVLQVLLRQFIVERDTTAMIDAAELLKNSGIAQLDFGSLKAATIVIAMIPILMLYPIILKYYTKGVMDGGVKE from the coding sequence ATGACAGGAAAAAAAATTACCGTTTCCAAGACGTTCCTTGCGCTCCTTCTGAGCCTTATGACGCTATCCATGTTCGTGCCGATCGTCAATCTCTTCGCCAAATCGCTTTCCCATCCGAATCAGGTGCATCTGCTTCGCGGATACGAGGTCCTGCCGAGGGGATTCTCGCTCATCAATTTCGAGGTGGTGCTTCATAATCCGATCATTGTCCGCGCCGTGATGAATTCCTTGTTCATTACCGTGACGGGCACCCTGTTGAGTCTTCTGTTTACCACGATGTCGGCCTATGTGCTGACCCGAAAAAAGCTCGTCGGCAAGACGCCCCTGATGGTCTTCCTGATTGTCATCATGATTTTCGAGCCGGGAATCGTTCCGGAGTATATGGTCATCAAATCGCTGGGGCTGCTCGACAACCTGTGGGCGATGGTGCTGTACCGGACGATTAACGTCTTTTACTTGATCATCATGATGAGATTTATCGAGGAGATCCCGGATTCCCTGCTGGAAGCGGCCAAAATCGACGGGGCCGGCCATGTCAAGCTCTTTACCCGGATCGTGCTCCCCCTGTCGAGGATCCCGCTATTAACCATCGGTATGTTTTATGCCGTAGCCCGCTGGAACGAGTTCTTCAAATCGAGCATCTTCCTGTCCAGCCGGGATCACACGGTGCTGCAGGTGCTTCTGCGCCAGTTCATTGTAGAGAGGGACACGACGGCGATGATTGATGCCGCCGAGCTGCTTAAGAACAGCGGGATCGCCCAGCTCGACTTCGGTTCCCTGAAAGCGGCTACGATCGTGATAGCCATGATTCCGATTCTTATGCTCTATCCCATTATCCTGAAGTATTACACCAAAGGGGTTATGGATGGCGGCGTTAAAGAATAA
- a CDS encoding class I fructose-bisphosphate aldolase: MNRMFSPEGKCFDVAIDHGFFNEFSFLSSIEDMKQAVETVVKANPDCIQLSIGQAKHLQELPGKQKPGLVLRTDAANIYGTSLPSYLFSEIIDGAIEHAVRLDAVAVCVNLLLLPGQPELHYQCVKNVMKLKSDCERYGMVLMVEPLVMLPNETKGGYMVDGDLHKIMPLVRQAVELGADVIKADPCDEVEEYHRVIEVASGVPVLVRGGGRASDEEIVTRTVKLMEQGASGIVYGRNVIQHPEPERMTRALMGIVHRGDSAETALSILQGGEQA; the protein is encoded by the coding sequence ATGAACCGGATGTTTAGTCCCGAAGGCAAATGCTTCGATGTGGCCATCGATCATGGATTTTTTAATGAGTTTTCTTTTCTTTCTTCCATTGAAGACATGAAGCAAGCCGTCGAAACCGTGGTCAAAGCCAATCCCGATTGCATCCAGCTCAGCATCGGACAGGCGAAGCACCTGCAGGAGCTGCCCGGCAAACAGAAGCCGGGTCTGGTGCTGCGCACCGACGCGGCCAACATTTACGGCACGTCCCTGCCGTCCTACCTATTCAGCGAGATTATCGACGGAGCCATTGAACATGCCGTACGTCTTGACGCCGTGGCGGTGTGCGTGAATCTGCTTCTGCTGCCGGGGCAGCCGGAGCTTCATTACCAATGCGTGAAGAACGTCATGAAGCTGAAAAGCGACTGTGAACGGTACGGCATGGTGCTCATGGTGGAGCCGCTCGTTATGCTTCCGAATGAAACGAAAGGCGGCTATATGGTGGACGGCGACCTTCACAAAATCATGCCGCTCGTCCGCCAGGCTGTCGAGCTGGGGGCCGACGTGATCAAAGCCGACCCCTGCGACGAGGTGGAAGAGTACCACCGGGTTATCGAGGTGGCTTCGGGAGTTCCCGTCCTGGTACGCGGCGGAGGCCGGGCGTCCGATGAAGAGATCGTCACCCGTACGGTCAAGCTGATGGAACAAGGCGCCTCCGGCATTGTGTACGGCCGGAACGTCATCCAGCACCCGGAGCCGGAGAGGATGACCCGGGCACTTATGGGGATTGTCCATCGGGGGGACAGCGCGGAAACGGCTCTATCCATCCTGCAGGGAGGCGAGCAGGCATGA
- a CDS encoding aldose 1-epimerase family protein: MKLFGRSWTRDELEARVGRIEQLGGIRRVRLEEGVETGTEQIWVRTGAGLAYAVTPSKGMDISLAAFGDVPISWQSPNGDAHPAYYDSREAEWVRTASGGLLMTCGLTQVGSPGADKEGSYGQHGRAHHIPARQVSAVSDWVQDEYRMEVRGVVEETSIFGDCLRLKRVIRSRLGDNRIQITDEVENMGFREAPFMLLYHFNFGFPLLDEGTRIVFPEGPVRPREPGTPIDGMDTWQQPDPLFQERVYYRRPEPDGQGWARVRIEQPAFPQAGGGTFPLTVELGWHTGTLPNLIQWKMAGAGEHVLGIEPSNCFVKGRAAEREKGSLVRLAPREKVQTELYVEIRR, from the coding sequence ATGAAGCTATTCGGAAGAAGCTGGACACGCGATGAACTGGAAGCCCGGGTGGGGCGGATCGAACAGCTGGGCGGAATCCGCAGGGTCCGCCTCGAAGAAGGAGTCGAAACAGGCACGGAACAGATCTGGGTGAGGACCGGAGCCGGTCTGGCCTACGCCGTGACCCCCTCCAAGGGCATGGATATCTCCCTGGCTGCGTTCGGTGATGTGCCGATTTCCTGGCAAAGCCCCAACGGAGACGCCCACCCAGCCTATTACGACAGCCGGGAAGCCGAATGGGTCCGGACAGCGTCAGGGGGCTTGCTCATGACATGCGGCCTGACCCAGGTGGGATCGCCCGGCGCCGATAAGGAAGGAAGCTACGGGCAGCACGGACGTGCCCACCACATCCCCGCCCGCCAAGTGTCGGCGGTGTCCGATTGGGTGCAGGACGAATACCGGATGGAGGTACGGGGTGTTGTAGAAGAGACATCCATCTTTGGCGACTGCCTGCGCTTAAAACGAGTCATTCGAAGCCGTCTCGGGGATAACCGGATTCAGATAACCGACGAGGTGGAGAATATGGGGTTCCGGGAGGCCCCTTTTATGCTGCTTTACCATTTCAACTTTGGATTTCCTCTCCTGGATGAGGGGACCCGCATCGTGTTTCCGGAAGGTCCCGTCCGGCCGCGGGAGCCTGGAACGCCTATCGACGGGATGGACACCTGGCAGCAGCCGGATCCCTTATTCCAGGAACGGGTGTATTACCGGCGGCCGGAACCGGACGGCCAAGGATGGGCGCGTGTGCGGATCGAGCAGCCTGCTTTTCCGCAAGCCGGTGGGGGGACATTCCCGCTGACGGTAGAGCTCGGTTGGCACACCGGGACGCTGCCGAACCTGATCCAATGGAAAATGGCGGGAGCGGGAGAGCATGTCTTGGGCATCGAACCCTCCAACTGTTTTGTAAAGGGCCGGGCGGCGGAGAGGGAGAAGGGGAGTCTGGTCCGGCTCGCCCCCCGCGAAAAAGTGCAGACCGAGCTGTATGTGGAGATTCGACGATAG
- the rbsK gene encoding ribokinase, producing MTKALSIKDIARLAGVSTATVSKVLNQKDQDIGEETKQKIIKIVQETNYVPYQKVIQRMAAKTGAIGLVLPGVTDSFSQAFIRGVEECAYREKRSVILGMTDGDPAKEKKHLDTLLQRNAEGVLMIPSAGFISQDLNPLQQEGVPCLLVGQGEDNEAATRILLDHRQAAYLATECLLRMKHEKIGYIGGPLTHQDEAGRFEGYKKALYDHGIAFNRIFVYEAGEQEGKQAGYEGGRLLLSQGVTAIITASDILASGVYLALNEAGVHIPKDVSVIGCGDSSLCSLLTPSLTSVGFPAYEIGFQACSSLIAQIQGETVDRKLVYEPYLTERQSTSPPQLKDSAAREKMVIVGSLNMDIIMRVSHIPRVGETILTSDIKNAAGGKGANQAVGAGKLGGRVYMIGRVGNDLYGRELYNSLIKNGVDANGIVFDDLLPTGNAYIYVSENGDNNIVVNPGANSRLSVEQVQSFEMIFDQVSYCLIQMEIPMDTIEYVAAICREKKVKLILNPAPARELNYQYFQDGFLIVPNETEIERMIPGEASIEEKAERLLAKGFQNVIVTLGEKGCLLVNDRGKEYFPAAKFKAVDTTGAGDSFISGLAVALADGKELADAIRFASLAAGITVSREGAQPSLPDYETIRMYM from the coding sequence ATGACCAAGGCTCTTTCCATTAAAGATATCGCCAGGCTGGCGGGCGTTTCCACCGCAACCGTTTCGAAGGTCCTTAACCAGAAAGACCAGGACATCGGGGAGGAGACCAAGCAGAAAATCATCAAAATTGTTCAGGAAACCAACTACGTTCCTTATCAGAAGGTTATCCAGCGCATGGCGGCCAAGACGGGGGCCATCGGTCTTGTTCTTCCCGGTGTAACGGATTCTTTCAGTCAGGCGTTCATCCGCGGTGTGGAAGAGTGCGCCTACCGGGAAAAAAGGAGCGTTATTCTCGGAATGACGGACGGGGATCCGGCCAAAGAGAAGAAGCATCTGGATACTCTTTTGCAGCGTAACGCGGAAGGGGTGCTGATGATTCCTTCTGCAGGGTTTATCTCCCAAGACCTGAATCCCTTACAGCAGGAAGGAGTTCCGTGTCTCCTGGTTGGCCAAGGGGAGGATAACGAGGCGGCCACCCGCATCCTGCTTGACCATCGGCAGGCAGCTTATCTGGCGACGGAATGCCTCCTGCGTATGAAGCACGAGAAAATCGGTTATATCGGAGGTCCGCTAACCCATCAGGACGAGGCCGGCCGGTTCGAAGGTTACAAGAAGGCCCTGTATGACCATGGCATTGCCTTTAACCGGATCTTCGTTTATGAAGCCGGGGAACAGGAGGGTAAGCAGGCGGGATACGAAGGGGGCCGTCTCCTTCTGTCTCAAGGGGTGACGGCTATCATCACGGCGAGCGATATTCTGGCAAGCGGTGTCTATCTTGCGCTAAACGAAGCCGGTGTGCACATACCGAAGGATGTATCCGTTATCGGCTGCGGGGATTCCAGTCTATGCAGCCTGCTGACTCCTTCCCTGACGTCGGTTGGGTTTCCCGCTTACGAGATCGGCTTCCAAGCCTGCTCTTCGCTGATTGCTCAAATCCAAGGGGAAACCGTGGATCGGAAGCTTGTTTATGAGCCGTATCTGACCGAAAGACAAAGTACTTCGCCTCCCCAGCTTAAAGACTCCGCTGCGAGAGAGAAAATGGTCATTGTCGGCAGCTTGAATATGGACATCATCATGAGGGTTTCGCATATCCCCCGGGTCGGGGAGACCATCCTTACCTCGGACATCAAAAATGCGGCGGGAGGAAAGGGAGCGAACCAGGCGGTCGGCGCCGGAAAGCTTGGCGGCCGGGTGTATATGATCGGCCGGGTCGGAAACGATCTCTATGGCCGGGAGCTTTATAACAGCCTGATCAAGAATGGAGTGGACGCGAACGGCATCGTGTTTGACGACCTGCTCCCGACCGGCAATGCTTATATTTACGTTTCGGAAAACGGGGACAACAACATCGTGGTGAACCCGGGAGCCAATTCACGGCTCAGTGTGGAGCAGGTTCAATCGTTCGAAATGATCTTTGACCAGGTTTCCTACTGTCTGATTCAGATGGAAATTCCCATGGACACGATTGAATACGTGGCGGCTATATGCCGGGAGAAAAAGGTGAAGCTGATCCTGAATCCGGCCCCCGCCCGGGAGCTGAATTACCAGTACTTCCAAGACGGCTTTCTGATTGTCCCGAACGAAACCGAGATCGAGCGGATGATCCCAGGCGAGGCTTCCATCGAAGAGAAGGCCGAGAGGCTGCTCGCCAAAGGCTTCCAGAACGTGATTGTCACACTTGGAGAGAAGGGCTGCCTGCTCGTCAACGACAGGGGCAAGGAGTACTTTCCGGCCGCCAAGTTCAAGGCTGTGGATACGACGGGAGCGGGAGATTCGTTTATCAGCGGGCTTGCCGTAGCGCTAGCCGACGGCAAGGAACTGGCGGATGCGATCCGGTTTGCGAGCCTGGCCGCCGGCATTACGGTGAGCCGGGAAGGCGCGCAGCCGTCGCTTCCCGATTACGAGACGATCCGCATGTATATGTGA
- a CDS encoding DUF4387 domain-containing protein, whose protein sequence is MKLYEAASVLRSKNSGPFEITLDALFTDPLLYHKIKDSGIISKPLISKLYRLPEDAITHIVFFDQALGFKITFARQISSGTFLDRDVYGAQQAAPLMELEVDV, encoded by the coding sequence ATGAAATTATACGAAGCGGCGTCGGTTCTCCGAAGCAAGAACAGCGGACCGTTCGAAATTACCCTTGACGCCCTTTTCACTGATCCGCTCTTGTACCACAAAATTAAAGACTCCGGCATCATCAGCAAACCGCTCATCTCCAAGCTTTACCGCCTTCCGGAAGACGCCATCACTCATATCGTCTTTTTCGATCAGGCGCTCGGGTTCAAGATTACGTTTGCAAGACAAATATCCTCAGGCACATTTCTAGACCGGGATGTGTACGGAGCGCAGCAGGCGGCTCCTCTAATGGAACTGGAGGTGGACGTATGA